Proteins from a single region of Antricoccus suffuscus:
- a CDS encoding serine hydrolase domain-containing protein, producing the protein MSSSIDAVLQGAVDAGAVPNVVAMAADRNGTIYEGAAGPRTVGQGEPVTADSLFRIASMTKMVATVAALQQLEQGKLDLDAPVEQYCPQFADVKVLDGFDADTPRLRAPATKATVRQLATHTSGLSYWFWNADIVKWEAVTGTSNVLGGKDEIFNAPMIADPGTKIEYGINIDWLGKVVEATSGESLRDYIEAHIAGPLGMSDTTFLMDEQQRARSVPIHVPGEDGAWVATDVDWNQQPDWWAGGHGLYSTPRDYLKFQQMLLGGGTFGGQKILEPATVDAAFINQVGDLEFPAEVKTADPNSSCDFNAGPGNKWGLGLMINTQQQPGMRAAGSGTWAGICNTHFWIDRDTGITGATYTQFLPFVTPASMQMYADFEKALYASL; encoded by the coding sequence ATGAGTTCATCCATAGATGCCGTGCTGCAGGGAGCAGTCGATGCTGGCGCCGTACCAAATGTCGTGGCGATGGCGGCCGATCGCAACGGAACCATTTACGAGGGCGCGGCCGGACCGCGGACGGTCGGGCAGGGCGAGCCGGTAACCGCCGACTCGCTGTTTCGGATCGCTTCGATGACAAAGATGGTCGCCACCGTGGCCGCCCTCCAGCAGCTCGAGCAGGGCAAGCTCGACTTGGACGCACCGGTCGAGCAGTACTGCCCGCAATTCGCCGATGTCAAAGTGCTCGACGGCTTCGACGCAGACACGCCACGGCTGCGGGCACCGGCGACCAAGGCGACCGTCAGGCAGCTTGCGACACATACCAGCGGGCTGTCTTACTGGTTCTGGAACGCCGACATTGTCAAGTGGGAAGCGGTCACGGGCACCAGCAACGTGCTCGGCGGCAAGGACGAAATCTTCAACGCACCCATGATCGCCGACCCTGGCACCAAGATCGAGTACGGCATCAACATCGACTGGCTCGGCAAGGTCGTCGAGGCCACCAGTGGTGAGTCGCTACGGGACTACATCGAAGCACACATCGCTGGCCCGCTAGGAATGTCGGACACGACGTTCCTGATGGACGAACAGCAGCGCGCCCGTTCCGTACCCATCCACGTCCCTGGCGAGGACGGCGCATGGGTTGCTACCGATGTCGACTGGAATCAGCAGCCAGACTGGTGGGCAGGCGGCCACGGGCTGTACTCCACGCCGCGTGACTATCTCAAGTTTCAGCAGATGCTGCTCGGCGGCGGGACATTCGGCGGCCAGAAAATCTTGGAGCCGGCGACCGTTGACGCTGCCTTTATCAATCAGGTAGGCGATCTGGAGTTTCCCGCAGAGGTCAAGACCGCCGACCCGAATTCCAGTTGCGACTTCAACGCCGGGCCAGGCAACAAGTGGGGCCTCGGGCTCATGATCAACACCCAGCAGCAGCCGGGAATGCGCGCCGCCGGCAGCGGCACGTGGGCAGGCATCTGCAACACGCACTTCTGGATCGACCGCGACACTGGCATCACGGGGGCGACGTACACCCAGTTCTTGCCCTTTGTGACGCCAGCGTCGATGCAGATGTACGCCG
- a CDS encoding arylsulfotransferase family protein: MIQRPQRRKSARRSAYLLSLALVATGCSSSPEEPEVAPAHQYASRPDLAAPIAEPTSPGLAPARISDHVVLLGPKGETCPTDGPLITDTSGEPVWIGPNGDEVFDLRVQQYQGQPVLTWWSGKLAKGYGYGGVTVMDTSYKKIATVTTGGDVKKGNADAHEARITAHGTMLVTAYVPVKHDLTKVGGPKDGWILDGVIQEINIATGAVVFEWHSLDHVPVTDTKSKPEGDPDKDDDDSGTKDAPFDYFHINSISEDTDGSLLVSARNTHSVYSISRDSGDVNWILGGKSSDFKMGEGTTFAWQHDAERQADGTLTLYDNSALPATAENSRGLRLSLDMASMTATVVTEYLPPTNRLSGSQGSVDVLDNGNVFVGWGSKGYYSEYKADGTLISDMAIGGCQSYRTFKQPWVATPTDSPAAVLDDDKATIKVSWNGATEVASWRLITGPDKANASAQSPVPMKHFETSLPVPDGSTYVAVQALNAHGLVIGETEPA, translated from the coding sequence ATGATTCAGCGACCTCAACGCCGCAAGTCAGCCCGCCGGTCGGCGTACCTTCTGTCCTTAGCCCTTGTCGCGACCGGGTGTAGCAGCTCCCCTGAGGAGCCCGAAGTTGCCCCCGCCCACCAGTACGCAAGCCGCCCGGATCTTGCCGCGCCGATCGCCGAGCCAACCTCCCCCGGCCTCGCCCCGGCCCGCATTTCCGATCACGTCGTACTCCTTGGCCCGAAGGGCGAGACCTGCCCAACCGACGGTCCGCTGATCACCGACACGTCCGGCGAACCGGTGTGGATCGGTCCCAACGGCGACGAGGTCTTCGATCTTCGTGTCCAGCAGTATCAAGGACAGCCGGTCCTGACCTGGTGGTCCGGCAAGCTGGCCAAGGGCTACGGGTACGGCGGTGTCACTGTGATGGATACGTCGTACAAGAAGATTGCCACGGTGACCACCGGCGGCGATGTCAAGAAAGGCAACGCAGACGCCCACGAAGCGAGGATCACGGCGCACGGCACAATGCTCGTGACCGCGTACGTGCCCGTCAAGCACGACCTCACCAAGGTGGGCGGTCCAAAGGACGGCTGGATCCTGGATGGGGTGATTCAGGAAATCAACATCGCTACCGGCGCCGTCGTCTTCGAATGGCACTCACTCGACCATGTGCCAGTCACAGACACGAAGTCAAAACCCGAGGGTGATCCGGACAAGGACGATGATGACTCCGGCACAAAGGACGCGCCATTCGACTACTTCCACATCAATTCGATCTCGGAAGACACCGACGGCTCGCTGCTGGTATCGGCTCGCAACACGCATTCGGTCTACAGCATTTCGCGCGACAGCGGCGACGTGAACTGGATCCTGGGCGGTAAGTCGAGCGACTTCAAGATGGGCGAAGGTACGACGTTTGCCTGGCAGCATGACGCGGAACGTCAGGCCGACGGGACTCTGACCCTGTATGACAACTCGGCGCTGCCGGCCACAGCGGAAAACTCGCGCGGCCTGCGGCTCAGTCTTGACATGGCCTCGATGACCGCCACGGTTGTCACGGAATACCTACCGCCCACGAATCGGCTGTCCGGCAGCCAAGGGAGCGTGGATGTGCTCGACAACGGCAACGTCTTTGTCGGCTGGGGATCGAAGGGATACTACTCGGAATACAAGGCAGATGGCACGCTGATCTCCGATATGGCCATCGGCGGCTGTCAGAGTTATCGCACTTTTAAGCAGCCATGGGTAGCGACTCCGACCGACTCTCCCGCCGCCGTCCTCGACGACGACAAGGCCACGATCAAGGTCAGTTGGAATGGCGCGACCGAGGTGGCGTCGTGGCGGCTGATCACCGGCCCGGACAAGGCGAACGCATCCGCGCAATCCCCTGTACCGATGAAACATTTCGAGACCAGCCTGCCAGTCCCGGACGGTTCGACGTACGTCGCAGTCCAGGCGCTTAATGCGCACGGGCTGGTCATCGGCGAGACCGAACCCGCCTAA
- a CDS encoding FadR/GntR family transcriptional regulator, producing the protein MAVGQLRRAVLAEQAVAELQKQLTAGEWAVGERLPPEQQLAEQLGVGRSTVREALRALANAGWVQSRQGAGTFVLADRPPATDLATTLRRAQMIEVYEVRQGLELQAARLAAVRRTPADLQRMDEALVRRKRALSARRLPAYVDADLDFHRAVVTAAHNSVLSEVFASFSAALRTTLTGLTQDPGPRNASHAVHVALAEAIRAGDPDAAGAATLDHLSDTQARLERLIDSKQPAVRES; encoded by the coding sequence ATGGCGGTCGGACAGTTGCGGCGTGCGGTACTGGCCGAACAAGCCGTGGCGGAGTTGCAAAAGCAGCTGACCGCAGGGGAGTGGGCGGTCGGTGAGCGACTGCCTCCCGAGCAGCAGCTTGCCGAACAACTCGGCGTCGGCCGCTCGACCGTGCGCGAGGCATTGCGTGCGCTCGCCAACGCCGGTTGGGTTCAGTCGCGCCAGGGCGCAGGAACGTTTGTGCTGGCAGATCGGCCGCCGGCCACGGACCTCGCTACTACTTTGCGTAGGGCACAAATGATCGAGGTTTACGAAGTACGCCAAGGGCTCGAGCTGCAGGCCGCGCGACTGGCCGCGGTACGCCGTACACCCGCCGACCTGCAGCGCATGGATGAGGCACTCGTCCGGCGTAAGCGCGCGCTGTCGGCGCGCCGCTTGCCGGCTTACGTCGACGCCGATCTCGACTTCCATCGGGCGGTCGTGACCGCCGCGCACAACTCCGTGCTGTCTGAGGTCTTCGCCTCCTTCAGCGCGGCATTGCGCACGACACTTACCGGCCTCACGCAGGACCCCGGCCCACGGAACGCCTCGCACGCGGTGCATGTCGCTTTGGCCGAAGCGATCCGGGCGGGGGATCCCGACGCGGCGGGCGCCGCGACGTTGGACCACCTGAGCGACACACAGGCAAGACTTGAACGACTCATCGACAGTAAACAGCCAGCAGTGAGGGAGTCCTGA
- a CDS encoding MFS transporter, giving the protein MAATVTNAETRTERKARNRVIDPRQLGMLMASHTVDDIYQGAVPAIIPFLILERGYSYTAAAGITLAATVLSSVIQPVFGILADKRHMPWLPAIGLLVAGIGIGLAGLGSAYWQVWCAVALSGIGVAAYHPAAAKAARLAAGTSAQGMSWFAVGGNIGLALGPALATPLLLAFGLVSTPILVIPAVVMAVVFLAFNRRVKERMRSRAGTKTKDVEPQTDDWRSFRWLTAMVIMRSIVYFGMSTLVAVYVIKEYSASKAIGAAVLTSFLGLGAASTVFGGWLADRIGRVVTIRIGYTVAIPALVFLLLAPNTTLAWIAAVCVAFGIYCPFSVQTTLSQDYLPNHLGTASGVTIGLAVSAGGIFAPVLGLIGDHFGLQWAIATLLLGPVFALLLSLRLRDRIHV; this is encoded by the coding sequence ATGGCCGCGACTGTGACCAACGCCGAGACGCGCACCGAACGCAAAGCTCGCAACCGCGTGATCGACCCGCGACAGCTCGGCATGTTGATGGCCAGTCATACCGTCGACGACATCTATCAGGGCGCGGTGCCGGCAATTATCCCGTTCCTGATCCTCGAGCGCGGCTACAGCTATACCGCCGCCGCCGGCATCACCCTCGCCGCGACGGTGCTGTCTTCGGTGATCCAGCCGGTGTTCGGGATTCTCGCGGATAAGCGGCACATGCCGTGGTTACCCGCGATCGGTCTGCTCGTTGCCGGGATCGGCATCGGCCTGGCGGGGCTTGGTTCGGCGTACTGGCAGGTGTGGTGTGCCGTCGCGCTGTCCGGCATCGGTGTGGCGGCGTACCACCCGGCAGCGGCAAAGGCCGCACGCCTCGCTGCCGGTACGTCGGCGCAGGGCATGAGCTGGTTTGCAGTGGGTGGCAACATCGGCCTCGCGCTCGGTCCAGCGCTCGCAACGCCGCTGCTGCTGGCATTCGGGCTCGTTAGTACGCCGATTTTGGTTATTCCAGCGGTGGTCATGGCGGTTGTGTTCCTGGCATTCAATCGTCGGGTCAAAGAACGCATGCGTAGTCGTGCGGGTACTAAGACCAAGGACGTCGAGCCGCAGACCGACGATTGGCGGTCCTTCCGCTGGCTCACCGCGATGGTGATCATGCGCTCGATCGTCTACTTCGGTATGTCGACCCTCGTCGCCGTGTACGTCATCAAGGAGTATTCGGCGTCGAAGGCAATCGGCGCCGCGGTATTGACGTCATTCCTAGGTCTCGGCGCGGCTTCGACGGTGTTCGGCGGTTGGCTGGCCGACCGCATTGGACGGGTCGTAACGATCCGGATCGGTTACACCGTAGCGATTCCAGCGCTCGTGTTTCTGCTGCTGGCACCCAACACGACGCTGGCCTGGATTGCGGCGGTGTGCGTTGCCTTCGGGATCTACTGCCCGTTTTCGGTGCAGACCACGCTGAGTCAGGATTACCTGCCCAACCACCTCGGTACGGCGTCCGGCGTCACCATTGGCCTTGCGGTGTCCGCCGGCGGGATTTTCGCTCCTGTTCTTGGTTTGATCGGTGACCACTTCGGCCTTCAATGGGCCATCGCAACGTTGTTGCTCGGCCCGGTGTTCGCGCTCCTTCTCAGTCTTCGGTTACGAGACCGTATCCACGTATAG
- a CDS encoding TetR/AcrR family transcriptional regulator, protein MTEATRRPKRADAQRNRERLIAVARDAFVATDTATSLEAVARAAGVGIGTLYRHFPTREALVDAVYAAELDDVTGCAPELLRIHPADVALRGWMDRYAAFVTTKRGMLDTLRSGWAAGTIATPDTRARITQVLADFLESGATQRVLRDDVPAEDVTTALVGIFLSTATVGNPAQVERLLDLLVAGLRP, encoded by the coding sequence TTGACCGAAGCTACCCGACGCCCTAAGCGAGCCGACGCGCAACGCAACCGTGAACGACTGATCGCGGTCGCACGCGATGCCTTCGTCGCCACTGACACAGCCACCTCGCTCGAGGCAGTGGCTCGCGCGGCAGGCGTGGGCATCGGCACCCTGTATCGCCACTTCCCCACGCGTGAGGCACTTGTCGACGCCGTCTATGCCGCCGAACTCGACGACGTCACCGGATGCGCTCCCGAACTCCTGCGGATACACCCGGCCGATGTCGCTCTTCGCGGCTGGATGGATCGGTACGCCGCATTCGTGACGACCAAGCGCGGGATGCTCGACACCCTCCGGTCCGGCTGGGCGGCCGGCACGATCGCCACACCGGACACTCGGGCTCGGATCACCCAGGTGTTGGCGGACTTCCTCGAATCCGGAGCAACGCAGCGCGTCCTCCGCGACGACGTCCCTGCAGAGGACGTCACCACTGCTCTCGTCGGAATCTTCCTTTCCACCGCCACGGTCGGCAACCCCGCACAGGTCGAGCGATTACTTGACCTGCTGGTAGCGGGACTGCGCCCGTAG
- a CDS encoding aldo/keto reductase, whose amino-acid sequence MTRSPSTALPGGSALLAGHQVARIGYGAMQLERLREDPKAAIGLVRRAVEAGVSHVDTAQFYGDGFANDVLSRALHATDEVVVVTKVGADSNPGGPIPLRPAQRPGDLRASVEDNLRGLGADRLAVVNLRRLGDGPGIEADGDQVVPIEDQLATMIALRDEGKIGAIGLSGVTLDDLRTALPAGIACVQNAYNVISREHEDLLALCIAEGIAWVPFFPLGSAFARFPNVADDPVVSDAAATLGVPPVQIGLAWLLAHAPNVLLVPGTASVAHLEENLAAGDLVLPPTMIAALDG is encoded by the coding sequence ATGACAAGATCACCCAGCACCGCATTACCGGGCGGCTCCGCGCTGCTCGCCGGACATCAGGTCGCCCGTATTGGCTACGGCGCCATGCAGCTCGAGCGACTGCGCGAAGACCCGAAGGCGGCGATCGGACTCGTTCGCCGCGCTGTGGAAGCTGGAGTGAGCCACGTTGACACCGCCCAGTTCTACGGCGACGGATTCGCCAACGATGTGCTCAGTCGTGCGCTGCACGCCACTGACGAGGTTGTCGTGGTCACTAAGGTTGGCGCCGACTCTAACCCAGGTGGCCCGATTCCACTTCGGCCGGCACAGCGTCCCGGCGACCTGCGGGCCAGCGTTGAGGACAACCTGCGCGGCCTCGGGGCTGACCGGCTGGCGGTGGTCAACCTCCGGCGGCTCGGGGACGGACCTGGCATCGAGGCCGATGGTGACCAGGTCGTCCCGATCGAGGATCAACTCGCGACAATGATCGCGCTACGAGACGAAGGCAAGATCGGCGCGATCGGGCTCAGCGGCGTCACTCTCGACGACCTGCGGACCGCCCTGCCAGCGGGCATCGCATGTGTGCAGAACGCGTACAACGTGATCAGTCGTGAGCACGAAGACCTCTTGGCGCTCTGTATCGCGGAAGGCATTGCCTGGGTCCCGTTCTTCCCGCTCGGCAGCGCGTTTGCGAGGTTCCCGAACGTCGCAGACGACCCCGTCGTCAGCGACGCGGCGGCCACCCTCGGTGTCCCTCCCGTGCAGATTGGGCTCGCCTGGCTACTTGCGCACGCGCCGAATGTGCTTCTCGTACCAGGAACGGCCAGCGTGGCGCACCTGGAGGAGAATCTCGCGGCCGGTGACCTGGTGTTGCCGCCCACAATGATCGCCGCCCTCGATGGATGA
- a CDS encoding serine hydrolase domain-containing protein, translating into MTIFMANRRFCAAAALIAVASLALSGCAADAASSSAASTTSAATAPAETAALFQKTLDDTRAQGDFPGVIAEVVSPGGTWIGASGTARSGSSAAPTPADHTRIGSLTKTMTATVLLQLMQEHKLSLDDTIGKYVPDLPNGDTATLRQLADMTSGIPSYTANPQWQSQVFADPDRQWKPQQLVDFVIGTPADFAPGAGWEYSNTNYVLLGMVIEKVTDEPIAAVFKKRLFDPLGMKHTSFPTGTNAIPSPHLNGISNQGQDPGKSVDATLFSPSIAFTAGEVISTLGDLKTWGDALFTGKGILKPSTEKLRRNSVIRDIPPMTATAGYGIGIGDRNGWWGHDGDIPGYTTSLFHNDKLNTTIIVLVNSDIPFGSASTSPATAVFAALVSALK; encoded by the coding sequence ATGACGATCTTCATGGCAAACCGCCGCTTCTGCGCTGCTGCAGCCCTGATCGCGGTCGCGTCACTAGCACTCTCCGGCTGCGCGGCAGATGCCGCTTCGAGTAGCGCAGCGAGCACGACCTCGGCCGCGACTGCGCCCGCCGAGACCGCTGCGCTGTTCCAGAAGACGCTAGATGACACCCGCGCTCAGGGCGACTTCCCCGGAGTGATCGCCGAAGTAGTCTCGCCAGGCGGCACCTGGATCGGCGCTTCGGGCACCGCGCGGTCGGGATCGAGCGCCGCTCCGACGCCGGCCGACCATACGAGGATCGGATCTCTCACCAAGACCATGACAGCAACAGTTCTGCTGCAGCTCATGCAGGAGCACAAGCTGTCACTCGACGACACGATTGGAAAGTACGTCCCTGACCTCCCGAACGGTGACACGGCGACGTTGCGGCAACTCGCCGATATGACGAGCGGGATCCCTTCGTACACCGCCAATCCGCAGTGGCAGAGTCAGGTGTTCGCCGACCCGGACCGGCAGTGGAAGCCGCAGCAGCTCGTCGACTTCGTGATCGGAACACCGGCCGACTTTGCCCCAGGCGCCGGCTGGGAGTATTCCAATACCAACTACGTACTCCTGGGCATGGTGATTGAGAAGGTCACGGACGAGCCGATCGCTGCCGTGTTCAAGAAGCGCCTTTTTGATCCACTCGGCATGAAGCACACGTCGTTTCCAACGGGCACCAACGCCATCCCGAGCCCACATCTGAACGGCATCTCAAACCAGGGCCAGGATCCCGGGAAAAGTGTTGACGCGACCCTGTTCAGTCCGTCCATCGCGTTCACGGCGGGCGAGGTGATTTCCACTCTTGGGGACCTGAAGACATGGGGAGACGCGCTATTCACCGGCAAGGGAATCCTAAAGCCGTCCACTGAGAAACTGCGACGCAACTCTGTCATTCGCGACATCCCACCGATGACCGCAACGGCCGGATACGGCATCGGCATTGGCGACCGAAACGGTTGGTGGGGTCACGATGGCGACATACCGGGCTACACCACGTCGCTCTTTCACAACGACAAGCTGAACACCACGATCATCGTCCTCGTCAACAGCGACATCCCATTCGGTAGCGCCAGCACGAGTCCCGCGACGGCGGTGTTCGCCGCGTTGGTTTCGGCGCTGAAGTGA
- a CDS encoding alpha/beta hydrolase family protein: MSSTSTRAARSTTKPTAVKRRGALFDSAFHDGFGQWPVGYIPVGGADMGDIVAVANVVADGDDSAFYDAWVDAAATKYSEAEAVLAAGHPQSARDLFLRSSCLYAAAYHPLYGTPVDPRLLSAFNKQMNAFRRGMELSTVPVHPVAIPYENTELPAYLVPAFGRETEVRPLLILNNGYDATITDLYFASGIAALRRGYHVLMFDGPGQGAMLYERGVSLRPDWEVVIAAVVDYAETVKIVDRAKIALSGWSLGGYLAPRAASAEPRLAACIADPGQWDIAESIRGFAMRFGASAEDVADLDNLPDATIEGMWSAIQADRQLRWAIVQRGLWANGAKNLREFISKSARYTLKDRVGRIRCPMLLTAAEHDPLAVATSDFYDALTSEKTLLRFTAAEGAGEHCEMGNRSLLNQRVLDWLDDTLSPDAPSSS; encoded by the coding sequence ATGAGTAGCACGAGTACGCGGGCCGCCCGGTCGACGACGAAGCCCACTGCTGTCAAGCGCCGCGGTGCCCTCTTCGATAGTGCGTTCCATGATGGGTTCGGGCAATGGCCGGTCGGCTACATCCCTGTGGGCGGCGCCGATATGGGCGACATCGTGGCAGTTGCAAACGTTGTCGCTGACGGTGACGACTCGGCGTTCTACGACGCCTGGGTGGATGCGGCGGCGACGAAGTACTCCGAAGCCGAGGCAGTGCTCGCGGCGGGACATCCGCAGAGCGCGCGCGATCTGTTCCTGCGATCGAGTTGCCTGTACGCGGCGGCGTACCACCCGCTGTACGGCACACCGGTCGACCCGAGGCTGTTGAGTGCCTTCAATAAGCAGATGAACGCCTTTCGGCGCGGCATGGAGTTGTCGACGGTACCCGTGCATCCGGTCGCCATCCCATACGAGAACACCGAACTCCCGGCGTACCTCGTGCCCGCCTTCGGTCGCGAGACCGAGGTACGCCCACTGCTGATCCTCAACAACGGATACGACGCCACGATCACCGATCTCTACTTCGCCTCAGGGATCGCCGCGTTGCGGCGCGGATATCACGTCCTGATGTTCGACGGGCCCGGTCAAGGGGCGATGTTGTATGAGCGAGGCGTATCACTTCGGCCGGACTGGGAGGTCGTGATCGCCGCCGTTGTCGACTACGCCGAGACGGTCAAGATCGTCGATCGCGCGAAAATCGCGCTCAGCGGCTGGAGTCTTGGTGGCTACCTCGCTCCTCGCGCAGCCTCAGCCGAACCGCGTCTTGCCGCGTGCATCGCAGATCCGGGCCAGTGGGATATCGCCGAATCGATTCGAGGCTTTGCGATGAGGTTCGGCGCCAGCGCCGAGGATGTGGCCGACCTCGACAACCTGCCCGACGCGACGATCGAAGGCATGTGGAGCGCAATTCAGGCCGACAGGCAACTTCGCTGGGCCATCGTGCAGCGCGGGTTGTGGGCCAACGGCGCGAAAAACCTGCGCGAGTTCATCAGTAAATCCGCGCGCTACACACTGAAGGACCGTGTCGGGAGGATCCGCTGCCCGATGTTATTGACCGCAGCGGAGCACGATCCGCTGGCAGTGGCGACCTCCGATTTCTACGACGCGCTGACGAGCGAGAAGACGCTGCTGCGGTTCACTGCCGCCGAGGGTGCCGGTGAGCACTGCGAGATGGGCAACCGCTCCCTGCTCAACCAGCGAGTGCTCGATTGGCTCGATGACACGTTGTCGCCGGACGCGCCGTCGTCAAGCTGA